Proteins encoded in a region of the Deinococcus aerius genome:
- a CDS encoding nicotinate phosphoribosyltransferase gives MTVSSPLFTDLYQLTMMQGYHAHGLHREEAVFDLYFRKPPFRGGFAVWAGLEPALDLLEGLHFSEDDLAYLDSLGLFRPDFLDALRGWRFRGRVTAFREGSVVFPHEPLLTVKAPLWEAQLVETALLNVLNFQTLVATKAARCVLAAEASPYGGQIVEFGARRAQGPDGAVSAARAAFVGGAVGTSNVESGRLFGLPLTGTHAHAWVESFPDELTAFRAYAALYPDATTLLLDTVDTLRSGLPNALKVARELRAAGHELRGVRLDSGDLAYLSCRIRAALDEAGFPEVKIVASNDLSESVIASVIAEGGRVDVYGVGTQLATAGGEGGGALGGVFKLAQLGGVPKMKLTGDPAKSSLPGEKRVWRAADGDGTFALDVLTLGEKPRAGQQVSDPTNPLRSSRLPEGLTWADAREVVLEDGRRTGPAETLGEAQARARADLARLPAGTRRPLNPHLYRVSLGEDVAALRDRIAGELRAHLGA, from the coding sequence GTGACCGTTTCTTCCCCCCTCTTCACCGACCTGTATCAACTCACGATGATGCAGGGCTACCACGCCCACGGCCTGCACCGGGAGGAGGCGGTCTTCGACCTCTACTTCCGCAAGCCGCCCTTTCGCGGGGGCTTCGCGGTCTGGGCGGGGCTGGAACCGGCCCTCGACCTGCTGGAGGGGCTGCACTTCTCGGAGGATGACCTCGCCTACCTGGACTCGCTGGGGCTCTTCAGGCCGGACTTTCTGGACGCCCTGCGCGGCTGGAGGTTCCGGGGCCGGGTGACGGCGTTCCGCGAGGGGAGCGTCGTCTTTCCCCATGAGCCCCTGCTGACCGTCAAGGCGCCGCTGTGGGAGGCGCAGCTTGTCGAGACGGCGCTGCTGAACGTGCTGAACTTCCAGACGCTGGTGGCGACGAAGGCGGCCCGCTGCGTCCTCGCCGCTGAGGCCAGCCCGTATGGCGGGCAGATTGTCGAGTTCGGGGCGCGGCGCGCGCAGGGACCGGATGGGGCCGTCAGCGCAGCGCGGGCAGCCTTTGTGGGGGGCGCCGTCGGCACGAGCAACGTGGAGTCGGGGCGGCTATTCGGCCTGCCCCTCACTGGAACCCACGCGCACGCCTGGGTCGAGAGTTTCCCGGACGAGCTGACTGCCTTCCGTGCCTACGCGGCCCTCTACCCCGACGCGACCACGCTGCTCCTCGACACGGTGGACACGCTGCGGAGTGGCCTGCCCAACGCGCTGAAGGTGGCGCGGGAACTGCGGGCGGCGGGGCACGAGCTGCGCGGCGTGCGGCTCGACAGCGGCGACCTCGCGTACCTGTCCTGCCGCATCCGGGCGGCCCTCGACGAGGCGGGGTTCCCGGAGGTGAAGATCGTGGCGAGCAACGACCTGTCCGAGTCCGTCATCGCCTCGGTGATCGCCGAGGGCGGGCGGGTGGACGTGTACGGGGTGGGCACCCAGCTTGCCACGGCGGGCGGGGAGGGCGGCGGGGCCCTTGGGGGCGTCTTCAAGCTCGCCCAGCTTGGCGGCGTGCCCAAAATGAAGCTGACGGGCGACCCCGCCAAGTCCAGCCTCCCCGGCGAGAAGCGGGTGTGGCGGGCGGCGGACGGGGACGGCACCTTCGCGCTCGACGTGCTGACACTGGGGGAGAAGCCCCGCGCGGGCCAGCAGGTCAGCGACCCGACCAACCCGCTGCGGTCCTCCCGGCTGCCGGAGGGCCTGACCTGGGCGGACGCGCGGGAGGTGGTGCTGGAGGACGGGCGGCGCACCGGCCCCGCCGAGACGTTGGGGGAGGCCCAGGCCCGCGCCCGCGCCGACCTCGCCCGGCTTCCGGCGGGCACCCGGCGCCCCCTCAACCCGCACCTCTACCGGGTGAGCCTGGGCGAGGACGTGGCCGCGCTGCGCGACCGGATCGCGGGCGAGCTCCGGGCCCACCTGGGCGCATGA
- a CDS encoding MFS transporter has product MTAIPRAAVPLDDAIDRLGLGPFQWRLLAICGLTWAADAMEVLLMGFALPGISAAFGLARGSAEATLLLSATFAGMLVGALFWGWLADQIGRRAVFLTTVSLGLIFGLLGAFAPTASLLLAARFLTGFAIGGTLPVDYAMMAEFVPTAWRGRFLVYLESFWALGTVAVAALAWWLSTVFEPAEAWRWLLGLTALPGVIGLIARFGIPDSPRSLLVRGQEVQARAALTRVARANKTALSDAPLAVPPPAPRVTPASLFTGLLRRRTVLLALVWFGLSLGYYGIFSWLPSYLRAQGLELGAVYRTSLLLALAQIPGYVLAAYLVEKVGRRATLVGYLVVSALGLGAYLFLLAGTPGAVLVTSALLSFALLGAWGALYAYTPELFPTPLRTTGMGFVSGMARLASVLSPSVGALLLTGRLDAALTLFAGCFAVAALCGWAIGVETRGRKLPETTLPENGA; this is encoded by the coding sequence ATGACTGCGATACCACGGGCGGCTGTCCCCCTCGATGACGCGATTGACCGGCTGGGGTTGGGGCCTTTCCAGTGGCGGCTCCTGGCGATCTGCGGCCTGACGTGGGCGGCGGACGCGATGGAGGTGTTGCTCATGGGCTTCGCGCTGCCGGGCATCAGCGCCGCGTTCGGGCTGGCGCGGGGCTCGGCGGAGGCCACGCTGCTGCTCAGCGCCACCTTTGCCGGGATGCTGGTCGGCGCCCTGTTCTGGGGTTGGCTGGCCGACCAGATTGGGCGCCGGGCGGTGTTCCTGACGACGGTGAGCCTGGGGCTGATCTTTGGCCTGCTCGGCGCCTTTGCCCCCACCGCCTCACTGCTCCTGGCCGCGCGCTTCCTGACGGGCTTCGCCATCGGGGGCACCCTGCCGGTGGACTACGCGATGATGGCCGAGTTCGTGCCGACCGCGTGGCGGGGGCGCTTCCTGGTGTACCTGGAGAGCTTCTGGGCGCTGGGGACGGTGGCGGTGGCGGCGCTGGCGTGGTGGCTGAGCACCGTCTTTGAGCCCGCGGAGGCGTGGCGCTGGCTGCTGGGCCTGACCGCGCTGCCGGGGGTGATCGGGCTGATCGCCCGCTTCGGCATTCCCGACTCGCCCCGGTCGCTGCTCGTGCGGGGGCAGGAGGTACAGGCGCGGGCTGCTCTCACGCGGGTCGCGCGGGCGAACAAGACCGCGCTGTCCGACGCGCCGCTGGCTGTTCCGCCCCCCGCCCCCCGGGTCACCCCCGCCTCCCTCTTCACCGGCCTGCTGCGCCGCCGCACCGTTCTGCTCGCCCTGGTGTGGTTCGGCCTGAGCCTGGGGTACTACGGCATCTTCTCGTGGTTGCCCTCGTACCTGCGGGCGCAGGGGCTGGAGTTGGGCGCCGTGTACCGCACCTCGCTGCTGCTGGCGCTCGCGCAGATTCCGGGGTATGTGCTGGCGGCGTACCTGGTCGAGAAGGTCGGGCGCCGGGCCACGCTCGTCGGTTACCTGGTCGTCTCGGCGCTGGGCCTGGGGGCGTACCTCTTCCTGCTGGCGGGGACGCCGGGCGCGGTGCTCGTCACCTCGGCGCTGCTGTCGTTCGCGCTGCTGGGCGCGTGGGGGGCGCTGTACGCCTACACGCCGGAACTCTTCCCCACGCCGCTGCGGACGACGGGCATGGGCTTCGTGAGCGGCATGGCCCGCCTCGCCAGCGTCCTGTCGCCCAGCGTGGGGGCGCTGCTGCTCACCGGGCGGCTGGACGCGGCCCTCACCCTCTTCGCCGGGTGCTTCGCGGTGGCGGCGCTGTGCGGCTGGGCCATCGGGGTCGAGACGCGCGGGCGGAAGTTGCCGGAGACGACCCTGCCGGAGAATGGGGCGTGA
- the nadE gene encoding ammonia-dependent NAD(+) synthetase: protein MPTLRDQIRRDLHVQPEIDPAAEIERRVTFLAEYLRSTPAKGFVLGISGGQDSTLTGRLCQLAAQRVRAQGGEATFMAVRLPYGAQADEADAQVALAFIRPDRTVTVNIKEAADASARAAARALREPLHNSPDVEAGPHDPLRDFVRGNIKARERMVAQYALAGQENLLVVGTDHAAEAVTGFFTKYGDGGVDLTPLTGLTKRQGAQLLGHLGAPESTWRKVPTADLEDNRPGLPDEAALGVTYAQIDAYLEGREVAPEAATRIEALYLATRHKRALPVTPFDGWWRE from the coding sequence ATGCCCACCCTCCGCGACCAGATCCGCCGCGACCTCCACGTTCAGCCCGAGATCGATCCCGCCGCCGAGATCGAGCGCCGCGTGACCTTCCTGGCGGAGTACCTGCGAAGCACCCCGGCCAAAGGCTTCGTCCTGGGGATCAGCGGGGGCCAGGACAGCACCCTGACCGGGCGGCTGTGCCAACTCGCCGCGCAGCGGGTGCGGGCGCAGGGCGGCGAGGCCACCTTCATGGCCGTCCGCCTCCCCTACGGCGCGCAGGCCGACGAGGCCGACGCCCAGGTGGCCCTGGCCTTCATCCGCCCCGACCGGACGGTGACCGTGAACATCAAGGAGGCGGCGGACGCGAGCGCCCGGGCAGCGGCGCGGGCCCTGCGGGAGCCCCTGCACAACTCGCCGGATGTCGAGGCCGGACCCCACGACCCCCTGCGCGACTTCGTGCGGGGCAACATCAAGGCGCGCGAGCGGATGGTCGCCCAGTACGCCCTCGCCGGGCAGGAGAACCTGCTCGTGGTGGGCACCGACCACGCGGCGGAGGCGGTGACGGGCTTTTTCACTAAGTACGGGGACGGCGGCGTGGACCTCACTCCCCTGACCGGGCTGACCAAACGGCAGGGGGCGCAGCTTCTCGGGCACCTCGGCGCCCCGGAGTCCACCTGGCGCAAGGTGCCGACCGCCGACCTGGAGGACAACCGCCCCGGCCTCCCCGACGAGGCGGCCCTGGGGGTGACCTACGCGCAGATCGACGCCTACCTGGAGGGCCGGGAGGTGGCACCGGAAGCCGCGACCCGCATCGAGGCGCTCTACCTCGCCACCCGGCACAAGCGGGCGCTGCCGGTAACGCCGTTCGACGGGTGGTGGCGGGAGTGA
- a CDS encoding SDR family NAD(P)-dependent oxidoreductase, with amino-acid sequence MRLPKRLILAAGLGAMAARNVLKSPYDLGGKSVLITGGSRGLGLALTREFSARGARLMLVARDTEELDRAAASLRASGATVHTVSGDLTLQADIERIVEEAARVYGGLDVLVNNAGLIQVGPLENMTEADFREIMEINAFAPLRLTRAALPLLRARRGRVLIVSSIGGKVAVPHLAPYSMSKFAVTGLGQALRAELAREGVGVTTVCPWLMRTGSPRHAEVKGQQAKEYALFATMDNLPVLSLDAGTAARRMVTALVRGEAEVMVGGFALLLRYAQALAPGLTADMLALGNRFLPGPTTSSGSVRGAEVETPLTRNNPVKRAAEQEYNEG; translated from the coding sequence ATGCGACTTCCCAAGCGTCTGATCCTGGCGGCCGGACTCGGGGCGATGGCAGCCCGGAACGTCCTGAAGTCCCCCTACGACCTCGGCGGCAAGAGCGTGCTGATTACGGGCGGGTCGCGTGGGCTGGGCCTGGCCCTCACCCGCGAGTTCTCGGCCCGGGGGGCGCGGCTCATGCTCGTGGCGCGGGACACGGAGGAGCTTGACCGCGCCGCCGCCAGCCTGCGCGCCTCGGGCGCCACCGTCCACACCGTCAGCGGCGACCTGACCCTCCAGGCCGACATCGAGCGCATCGTCGAGGAGGCCGCGCGGGTGTACGGCGGCCTGGACGTACTCGTGAACAACGCGGGCCTGATCCAGGTGGGACCGCTGGAGAACATGACGGAGGCCGACTTCCGCGAGATCATGGAGATCAACGCCTTCGCGCCGCTGCGCCTCACCCGCGCCGCCCTGCCGCTGCTGCGCGCCCGCCGGGGCCGGGTCCTCATCGTCTCGTCCATCGGGGGCAAGGTGGCCGTCCCGCACCTCGCGCCGTACTCCATGAGCAAGTTCGCCGTGACCGGGCTGGGCCAGGCCCTGCGGGCCGAACTCGCCCGCGAGGGGGTGGGCGTCACCACCGTCTGCCCCTGGCTGATGCGGACGGGCAGCCCCCGCCACGCCGAGGTCAAGGGCCAGCAGGCCAAGGAGTACGCCCTCTTCGCCACGATGGACAACCTGCCCGTCCTCTCGCTGGACGCGGGGACGGCGGCCCGCCGGATGGTGACGGCCCTCGTGCGCGGCGAGGCCGAGGTGATGGTGGGCGGTTTCGCCCTGCTGCTGCGCTACGCGCAGGCGCTGGCGCCGGGGCTGACCGCGGATATGCTCGCCCTCGGGAACCGCTTCCTGCCCGGCCCCACCACAAGCAGCGGGAGCGTGAGGGGCGCTGAGGTGGAGACGCCCCTCACCCGCAACAATCCCGTCAAGCGCGCGGCGGAACAGGAGTACAACGAGGGGTGA
- a CDS encoding histidine triad nucleotide-binding protein — protein MDNAAPTLFERIIAREIPADVVYEDDRYIAIRDIAPKAPIHLLVIPKKVTTRVDEITDPAEMGELWLTAIKVARQHAQDYRLLVNCGPGGGQMVFHTHVHILAGWENGPESDTQ, from the coding sequence ATGGACAATGCCGCCCCCACCCTGTTTGAGCGCATCATCGCCCGCGAGATTCCCGCAGACGTGGTGTACGAGGACGACCGCTACATCGCCATCCGTGACATCGCCCCCAAGGCGCCCATCCACCTCCTCGTGATCCCCAAAAAGGTGACCACCCGGGTGGACGAGATCACCGACCCCGCCGAGATGGGCGAGCTGTGGCTGACCGCGATCAAGGTCGCCCGGCAGCACGCCCAGGATTACCGCCTCCTGGTGAACTGCGGCCCCGGCGGGGGGCAGATGGTCTTCCACACCCATGTCCACATCCTCGCCGGGTGGGAGAACGGGCCGGAAAGCGATACTCAGTGA
- a CDS encoding HAD family hydrolase, with protein sequence MTDRPFDAVLFDLDGVLVDSELLANSVWVELLGEHGLTLDRAAFLARAVGGTHAALFAWLRADYGWERPEGFVTDLDARLARAFAETPAIEGAQDTLRALAAAGIPFAVASNSLRSRLHLKLEAAGLAGLVGDRAFDPAHVGGRGKPLPDLYAHAAEALGVSPTRALVVEDSVTGVTAGVAAGATVWGLLAGGHIHPDGEAALRSAGASRILHTHAELREALGLSVPA encoded by the coding sequence GTGACCGATCGTCCTTTCGACGCCGTCCTCTTCGACCTCGACGGCGTGCTGGTGGACAGCGAGCTGCTGGCGAACTCCGTGTGGGTGGAGTTGCTGGGGGAACACGGCCTGACGCTCGACCGCGCGGCCTTCCTGGCGCGGGCGGTGGGGGGCACCCACGCGGCCCTCTTCGCCTGGCTGCGGGCGGACTACGGCTGGGAGAGGCCCGAGGGGTTCGTGACTGACCTTGACGCCCGGCTGGCGCGGGCCTTTGCCGAGACCCCAGCTATCGAGGGGGCCCAGGACACGCTGCGGGCCCTCGCGGCAGCCGGAATTCCCTTCGCGGTGGCGAGCAACAGCCTGCGCTCGCGCCTGCACCTGAAGTTGGAGGCGGCGGGCCTGGCCGGGCTCGTGGGGGACCGCGCCTTCGACCCGGCCCACGTCGGCGGGCGCGGCAAGCCCCTCCCCGACCTGTACGCGCACGCGGCGGAGGCCCTGGGCGTCTCCCCCACCCGCGCGCTCGTCGTCGAGGACAGCGTGACCGGGGTAACGGCGGGCGTGGCGGCAGGCGCAACCGTCTGGGGCCTGCTGGCGGGCGGTCACATCCACCCGGACGGGGAGGCGGCGCTGCGCTCGGCGGGCGCGTCCCGCATCCTGCACACCCACGCCGAGTTGCGGGAGGCCCTGGGGCTGAGCGTTCCGGCATAA
- a CDS encoding PadR family transcriptional regulator, with protein MARSPNSSPHTRAVLQALLATHPGPSYGYDLSKATGLKSGTLYPILQRLHAQGYLDAGWEDSPHPGKPPRHVYTLTPEGLKLAREGSERRTARTLKGALA; from the coding sequence ATGGCCCGCTCTCCCAACTCCAGCCCGCACACCCGCGCCGTCCTTCAGGCCCTCCTCGCCACCCATCCCGGCCCCAGCTACGGCTACGACCTGAGTAAGGCGACGGGGCTGAAAAGCGGGACCCTCTACCCCATCCTCCAGCGCCTGCACGCGCAGGGGTATCTGGATGCGGGGTGGGAGGACTCGCCGCATCCGGGCAAGCCGCCCCGCCACGTCTACACCCTGACCCCGGAGGGGTTGAAGCTCGCGCGGGAAGGGTCGGAGCGGCGAACCGCCCGCACGTTGAAAGGGGCGCTGGCGTGA
- a CDS encoding Uma2 family endonuclease, whose translation MSDAAPQAMSEAEYLRTERESPYKREYVGGFVYPLHAQAGASGEHVRISGRIMATLLPDADRLGCRLYQSDMQLYVPAASSYFYPDVMLVCGGEQPGRYFETSPCLLVEVLSGSTAHNDRRHKHAVYTAIPTLQTYLIVSQDERYVVEYQRGAEGWPMREHRGEGQVEIPCLGRSLSLDEMYRGVL comes from the coding sequence ATGTCGGACGCCGCGCCCCAGGCCATGAGCGAGGCCGAGTACCTGCGAACCGAGCGCGAGAGTCCCTACAAGCGGGAATATGTCGGGGGCTTCGTGTACCCGCTGCACGCGCAGGCGGGGGCGAGTGGGGAGCATGTGCGGATCAGTGGGCGCATCATGGCGACGCTGCTCCCCGACGCCGACCGCCTGGGCTGCCGCCTCTACCAGTCCGACATGCAACTCTACGTCCCCGCTGCCTCCAGCTACTTCTACCCCGACGTGATGCTGGTGTGCGGCGGGGAACAGCCGGGCCGCTACTTCGAGACCTCGCCCTGCCTGCTGGTCGAAGTCCTCTCCGGCAGCACGGCGCACAACGACCGCCGCCACAAGCACGCCGTGTACACAGCAATTCCCACCCTCCAGACGTACCTGATCGTGTCGCAGGACGAGCGGTATGTCGTGGAGTATCAGCGCGGTGCGGAAGGCTGGCCCATGCGCGAGCATCGCGGGGAGGGTCAGGTGGAGATTCCCTGCCTGGGCCGTTCACTGAGTCTGGACGAGATGTACCGGGGGGTCCTGTAA
- the sdaAA gene encoding L-serine ammonia-lyase, iron-sulfur-dependent, subunit alpha, translating to MTTLQDLMNAPAPASTWVLAQDCAETGLDPQDIRTEMARRIGEMRASIERGLKTDARSITGMVGWNAKGLWEAPDVLGAPLIKRVQAYAMAVNEENARMGRIVAAPTAGSAGTIPGALIGVADHLGIPDERLVDPMILAAGVGKAISKRMFISGAAGGCQAEIGSSAAMAAAAVTELLGGTPRACVHAASLALMNTIGLVCDPVGGYVEVPCVSRNAFYAVHAVSAAQLALAQLESFIPPDEVVTAMAQVGRLMPAELRETAEGGLAQTPTGLAVAARMEGREDAGGMIELPMA from the coding sequence ATGACGACCCTGCAAGACCTGATGAACGCCCCCGCCCCCGCCTCCACGTGGGTGCTCGCGCAGGACTGCGCCGAGACCGGGCTGGACCCCCAGGACATCCGCACCGAGATGGCCCGCCGCATCGGCGAGATGCGCGCCTCCATCGAGCGCGGCCTGAAGACCGACGCGAGGAGCATCACCGGCATGGTGGGCTGGAACGCCAAGGGGCTGTGGGAGGCGCCCGACGTGCTGGGCGCGCCCCTGATCAAGCGCGTGCAGGCCTACGCGATGGCCGTGAACGAGGAGAACGCCCGCATGGGCCGCATCGTCGCCGCGCCGACGGCGGGGAGCGCGGGCACGATTCCCGGGGCGCTTATCGGCGTGGCCGACCACCTGGGCATTCCCGACGAGCGGCTGGTGGACCCCATGATCCTCGCGGCGGGGGTGGGCAAGGCGATCAGCAAGCGCATGTTCATCTCCGGCGCGGCGGGCGGCTGCCAGGCCGAGATCGGGTCGAGCGCCGCGATGGCCGCCGCCGCCGTCACCGAACTCCTCGGCGGCACGCCCCGCGCCTGCGTCCATGCCGCCTCCCTCGCCCTGATGAACACCATCGGCCTGGTGTGCGATCCGGTCGGCGGCTACGTGGAGGTGCCGTGCGTGAGCCGCAACGCCTTCTACGCCGTCCACGCCGTTAGCGCCGCGCAACTCGCGCTCGCCCAGCTCGAATCCTTCATCCCGCCGGACGAGGTCGTGACCGCGATGGCACAAGTTGGCCGCTTGATGCCCGCCGAACTGCGCGAGACGGCGGAGGGTGGCCTGGCCCAGACGCCGACCGGGCTGGCCGTGGCCGCGCGTATGGAGGGCCGTGAGGACGCGGGCGGAATGATCGAGTTGCCGATGGCGTGA
- the sdaAB gene encoding L-serine ammonia-lyase, iron-sulfur-dependent subunit beta gives MSLLDMIGPVMIGPSSSHTAGACRLGLVAHHLLGEAPRRAVIGLHASFAKTGRGHGTHLALVAGLLGFAPDDPRLPRAFEEAGAAGLAAEFRDVDLGDVHPNTAHIELHGDTQAVTVQGSSTGGGVILVTHVQGLGVNFSGASPTVLLRYRDTLGMIARIATTIAADGVNIATLTCTRENRGGQALLAVELDAPLSPQALAFFDRWPDTNWVRMLPKLMDG, from the coding sequence ATGTCCCTGCTTGACATGATCGGCCCCGTGATGATCGGGCCGAGCAGCAGCCACACGGCGGGCGCCTGCCGCCTGGGCCTGGTCGCCCATCACCTCCTCGGCGAGGCGCCGCGCCGGGCGGTGATCGGCCTGCACGCTTCCTTTGCCAAGACGGGGAGGGGGCACGGCACGCATCTGGCGCTCGTGGCGGGCCTCCTGGGGTTCGCGCCCGACGACCCCCGCCTGCCCCGCGCCTTCGAGGAGGCCGGGGCGGCCGGGCTGGCGGCCGAGTTCCGCGACGTGGACCTGGGGGACGTTCACCCCAACACCGCGCACATCGAGCTGCACGGGGACACGCAAGCGGTGACTGTGCAGGGCAGTTCCACGGGCGGCGGCGTGATCCTCGTCACGCACGTGCAGGGCCTGGGCGTGAACTTCAGCGGCGCGAGTCCCACCGTGCTCCTGCGCTACCGGGACACGCTGGGCATGATCGCCCGAATTGCCACCACCATCGCCGCCGACGGGGTGAACATCGCCACCCTGACCTGCACCCGCGAGAACCGGGGGGGGCAGGCCCTCCTCGCGGTCGAACTTGACGCGCCGCTGAGCCCCCAGGCCCTCGCGTTCTTTGACCGCTGGCCCGACACGAACTGGGTGCGGATGCTGCCCAAGCTGATGGACGGCTGA
- a CDS encoding lycopene cyclase family protein — protein MRVPTDVLVVGGGPAGLALAAELAGRGLRVRLVAPHPPRPFPPTYGAWLDELPAWTLACLAEVWTDVRVYTGEQPTPLLRPYALLGNARLLGALLARAGEGLTWTVGTVRGAEQVGEGWEVHGTGGETWRAGIVVDAGGHMGSLTRPRHPGGAALQTAFGLVAHFDRPPAPPGGMVWMDYRSPHLSAAEVREAPTFLYAMHLGGSRYLVEETSLIARPGLPRALLERRLRARLAALGTPPREVEAEEWVAFPMNAAAPCPGPLLAFGSAAGLVHPVSGFQVAGALRDAPILAGAVTGALGQGGPAAAARAGWAALWPPERRASREVALLGVEALLGMPGEQLPAFFGAFFRLPAPEWHAFLAHRTDAGTLARTMLRVFAQAPNAVRLPLARAALEHAGPSGRALRAAWDLR, from the coding sequence ATGCGGGTTCCCACAGACGTGCTGGTGGTGGGCGGCGGCCCGGCTGGCCTGGCTCTAGCGGCGGAACTCGCGGGTCGCGGGCTGCGCGTGCGGCTCGTCGCGCCCCACCCGCCCCGGCCCTTCCCGCCCACCTACGGGGCCTGGCTCGACGAGTTGCCCGCGTGGACGCTTGCCTGCCTCGCCGAGGTGTGGACGGACGTGCGCGTGTACACGGGCGAGCAACCCACCCCACTGCTGCGGCCCTACGCGCTGCTCGGTAATGCCCGGCTGCTGGGCGCCCTGCTCGCCCGGGCGGGGGAGGGGCTGACCTGGACCGTTGGCACGGTTCGGGGCGCTGAACAGGTCGGGGAGGGCTGGGAGGTTCACGGGACGGGCGGCGAAACCTGGCGGGCCGGGATCGTGGTGGACGCGGGCGGGCACATGGGCAGCCTGACCCGGCCCCGGCACCCCGGCGGCGCGGCGCTCCAGACGGCCTTCGGGCTCGTCGCGCACTTCGACCGCCCCCCCGCTCCACCCGGTGGCATGGTGTGGATGGACTACCGCTCGCCGCACCTGTCCGCCGCCGAGGTGCGGGAGGCCCCGACCTTCCTGTACGCCATGCACCTCGGCGGCTCCCGCTACCTGGTGGAGGAGACGAGCCTGATCGCCCGCCCCGGCCTGCCCCGCGCCCTGCTGGAGCGGCGCCTGCGCGCCCGCCTCGCCGCCCTCGGGACACCCCCCCGCGAGGTCGAGGCCGAGGAGTGGGTCGCCTTTCCCATGAATGCCGCCGCCCCCTGCCCCGGGCCGCTGCTGGCGTTCGGGTCGGCGGCGGGGCTGGTGCATCCGGTCAGCGGGTTCCAGGTCGCGGGGGCGCTGCGGGACGCGCCCATCCTTGCGGGGGCGGTGACGGGGGCTCTCGGGCAGGGTGGGCCCGCCGCCGCTGCCCGGGCCGGGTGGGCCGCCCTCTGGCCCCCGGAGCGCCGCGCCTCCCGAGAAGTCGCGCTGCTGGGTGTCGAGGCGCTCCTGGGGATGCCCGGTGAGCAACTTCCCGCCTTCTTCGGGGCGTTTTTCCGGCTGCCCGCGCCCGAGTGGCACGCCTTCCTGGCGCACCGGACGGACGCGGGAACCCTGGCACGGACCATGCTGCGGGTGTTCGCCCAGGCGCCGAATGCCGTCCGCCTCCCCCTCGCCCGCGCCGCCCTGGAACACGCGGGGCCGAGCGGGCGCGCACTCCGGGCGGCCTGGGACTTGCGCTGA
- a CDS encoding alpha/beta hydrolase: MPRSAFPRRPFLPLLGVLALGAVLTACSQRSAGGFLNVAISTRGLRVVTDQRYGPDARNVLDVYAPPNARNAPVVLFVHGGSWQGGDKAIYRFVGDSLARAGYVTGVMNYRLAPQNRYPTFVQDTAAALRWLRDHAKTFGGDPDDLFVVGHSAGGFNAVEAVDNERWLREAGVPISAVRGVVGIAGPYSYDFRDFPSRVAFPEGSTPDQVMPDRHVRQDAPPHLLLVAANDTTVYPQNALNMEAALKKAGVPVTRTVLPRLNHITIVAALARPLTFLGGTRQQVIDFIEKHR, from the coding sequence ATGCCCCGTTCTGCCTTTCCCCGCCGCCCTTTTCTGCCGCTGCTGGGCGTGCTGGCCCTCGGCGCTGTCCTCACCGCCTGCTCGCAGCGCAGCGCCGGGGGGTTCCTGAATGTCGCCATCAGCACCCGGGGCCTCCGGGTCGTCACGGATCAGCGGTACGGCCCCGACGCCCGCAACGTGCTCGACGTGTACGCGCCGCCGAACGCCCGGAACGCCCCCGTCGTGCTGTTCGTCCACGGCGGCTCGTGGCAGGGTGGGGACAAGGCGATCTACCGCTTCGTTGGGGACAGCCTGGCACGGGCCGGATACGTGACGGGCGTGATGAACTACCGCCTGGCACCGCAGAACCGCTACCCGACCTTCGTGCAGGACACCGCCGCCGCGTTGAGGTGGCTGCGCGACCACGCCAAGACCTTCGGCGGGGACCCGGACGACCTTTTCGTGGTCGGGCACTCGGCGGGTGGCTTCAACGCGGTCGAGGCCGTGGACAACGAGCGCTGGCTGCGCGAGGCGGGCGTACCCATCTCGGCGGTGCGGGGCGTGGTCGGCATCGCGGGGCCATACTCGTACGATTTCCGGGACTTCCCCAGCCGGGTCGCCTTCCCCGAGGGCAGCACGCCCGATCAGGTCATGCCCGACCGCCACGTGCGCCAGGACGCGCCGCCGCACCTCCTCCTCGTCGCAGCGAACGACACGACCGTTTACCCCCAGAACGCGCTGAACATGGAAGCGGCGTTGAAAAAGGCCGGAGTTCCGGTCACCCGCACCGTCCTGCCCCGCCTGAACCACATCACCATCGTCGCGGCTCTGGCGCGGCCACTGACGTTCCTGGGGGGGACTCGGCAACAGGTGATCGACTTTATCGAGAAGCACCGGTAG